A genomic stretch from Erysipelothrix sp. HDW6C includes:
- a CDS encoding ABC transporter permease — MMKFMKRAVKADDGEVKVLSHISASGRKALFSGVALILLFSFFAITKKGLFLSTGNLINIAQQVVTYAIIGYGLTFCLVSGGTDLSAGASMALSGIIVLTLLSMGIPWPIAFIASLIFGILMGILNGFSIEVLGVVPFIATLGTQWVFRGLANVIVDGKPIYTNVIASQSTQDIFYLFGAGKIGGTGLPYSVIIALVYGIILYFVLAKTRIGREIYACGSNLEAAKLSGINTVRTRMFAYCVSGFSAAICGILVTSRISSAQPMAGQGYELEAIAASVLGGVSNSGGEGTIINTIIGALMMGVLRNGLNLSGVNSFIQQVIIGFILVGAVALEVYRHKKQS; from the coding sequence ATGATGAAATTTATGAAACGAGCTGTCAAGGCTGATGACGGAGAGGTTAAAGTACTCAGTCATATTAGTGCAAGTGGAAGAAAGGCGTTGTTCTCAGGCGTAGCCTTGATCTTACTCTTCTCATTCTTCGCAATTACAAAAAAAGGTTTATTTTTATCTACAGGTAACTTAATTAATATCGCACAACAAGTGGTTACATATGCAATTATTGGTTATGGACTTACATTCTGTTTGGTAAGTGGTGGTACCGATCTTAGTGCTGGGGCTTCAATGGCGCTGTCAGGGATTATTGTATTAACACTCTTATCCATGGGAATTCCTTGGCCAATCGCATTTATCGCTTCGTTGATATTTGGAATTTTGATGGGAATCTTGAATGGATTCTCGATTGAAGTCCTGGGGGTTGTGCCTTTTATCGCAACCTTGGGAACACAATGGGTATTTAGAGGTTTAGCCAACGTTATTGTTGATGGTAAACCTATCTATACAAATGTAATCGCAAGTCAGTCAACCCAAGATATCTTCTACCTCTTCGGAGCTGGGAAAATTGGTGGAACTGGATTACCTTACTCGGTAATTATTGCATTAGTTTATGGTATTATTCTGTATTTTGTCTTAGCGAAGACACGCATTGGTCGTGAAATCTACGCTTGTGGTAGCAACTTAGAAGCTGCCAAACTATCTGGAATCAACACAGTGAGAACACGTATGTTTGCATACTGTGTCAGTGGATTCTCTGCTGCAATCTGTGGAATCTTGGTTACATCACGTATCTCATCTGCGCAACCAATGGCGGGTCAAGGATATGAACTTGAAGCAATTGCTGCATCAGTTCTTGGTGGTGTTTCAAATAGTGGTGGTGAAGGGACGATTATCAACACTATTATTGGTGCGCTCATGATGGGTGTGCTCCGTAACGGTCTAAACCTAAGCGGTGTTAACTCATTCATTCAACAAGTCATTATTGGTTTCATTCTTGTTGGTGCGGTCGCACTCGAAGTATATCGTCACAAAAAACAATCTTAA
- a CDS encoding aldo/keto reductase, whose amino-acid sequence MEYVKLGSTGLEVSKICLGAMSFGDVSANWMHTWVLDAVESDAIIKKSLELGINFYDTANVYSLGTSEVFLGHSLKKYAKRNEYIIATKVGSEMRSTPNGSGLSRKAIFEEVEASLERLELDYIDILYIHRWDYSTPIEETMCALNDLVKSGKVLYLGASSMFAWQFSKAQYTAKINGWTPFSVMQNHYNLLYREEEREMIPMCRDMGVALVPYSPLAAGRLTRNWESSSKRFTEDKIAHHKYDNTQESDKEIVKRVQEVASRHKVTPAQVALSWLWRKGATAPIVGVTKLSYLDDFVAAFDLKLSNEEIDYLDEKYSSHPIMGHK is encoded by the coding sequence ATGGAATATGTTAAACTCGGTTCAACAGGATTAGAAGTATCGAAAATTTGCTTAGGTGCGATGAGTTTTGGTGATGTATCTGCAAACTGGATGCATACTTGGGTATTGGATGCGGTGGAATCGGATGCAATCATAAAGAAAAGTTTGGAACTGGGAATTAATTTTTATGACACTGCAAATGTCTATTCCTTGGGAACAAGTGAAGTCTTCTTAGGGCATTCTTTAAAAAAATATGCAAAAAGAAATGAATACATTATCGCTACAAAAGTTGGCTCAGAAATGCGGTCGACTCCTAATGGATCTGGTCTATCAAGGAAAGCAATCTTCGAAGAAGTAGAAGCATCATTAGAACGGTTAGAGCTGGATTACATTGATATTCTCTATATACATCGATGGGATTATTCGACACCAATTGAAGAGACGATGTGTGCGTTGAATGATCTTGTGAAAAGTGGAAAAGTCTTGTATTTGGGTGCTTCATCAATGTTTGCTTGGCAATTTTCAAAAGCACAGTATACTGCGAAAATAAATGGATGGACACCGTTCTCAGTAATGCAAAATCACTATAATTTGCTCTATCGAGAAGAAGAACGGGAGATGATACCGATGTGTAGGGATATGGGTGTCGCTCTTGTTCCGTATAGTCCCCTTGCTGCAGGACGTTTGACTCGAAACTGGGAGTCAAGCTCAAAGCGATTTACAGAGGATAAAATAGCTCACCACAAGTATGATAATACCCAAGAAAGCGATAAAGAAATTGTAAAACGTGTACAGGAAGTAGCATCTAGACATAAGGTAACCCCTGCTCAGGTGGCACTTAGCTGGCTTTGGAGAAAAGGTGCAACTGCACCAATAGTAGGTGTCACAAAACTGTCTTACCTGGATGACTTTGTCGCAGCGTTTGACCTCAAACTTTCAAATGAGGAGATTGATTATCTTGATGAAAAATATAGTAGTCATCCAATAATGGGGCATAAGTAA
- a CDS encoding sugar ABC transporter ATP-binding protein yields the protein MAKELFRMEGISKSFPGVKALDNVSFSVNVGEVHGLVGENGAGKSTLMKIMSGVYQEDEGKIFIDNEQVKIDTVKKAQELGVSIIFQELNLCPHLTVADNIFIGRPPKRGLFIDDKKMHREAKEILDGLGININTRAVTRTLSVAQQQMVEIAKAISYNSKILVLDEPTAALTEKEIDQLFEIIKTLQEKGVGMVYISHRMEELERICERVTIIRDGQYIGTHNYCDLTVDELVNMIVGRELDDKFPKYDRTIGEVFFEAKNIKTKDNIELDHLEVRKGEIVGISGLMGSGRSEIVRAIFGADPVISKEIYMHGEQIKINKVSDAIKHGIGYATEDRKFDGLALGLDVKYNINMAHLPNITKFGIVDDKLGKENAEHYTKALRIKTPGIQQLVGNLSGGNQQKIVLSKWLCNNVDLLIVDEPTRGIDVGAKYEVYELFNELSDQGVGIIMISSELPEILGMSDRVLVIHEGRLNGELDAKTATQEEILFLAAGYNKTKKSSLIKEDAEVHISTLD from the coding sequence ATGGCTAAAGAATTGTTTAGGATGGAAGGTATATCCAAAAGTTTTCCTGGGGTAAAAGCTTTGGACAATGTTTCATTCTCCGTAAACGTTGGTGAAGTACACGGGCTTGTTGGTGAAAACGGCGCGGGAAAATCAACGCTTATGAAAATTATGTCAGGTGTTTATCAAGAGGATGAGGGTAAGATATTCATCGATAACGAGCAAGTAAAAATTGACACCGTTAAGAAAGCGCAAGAATTGGGGGTAAGTATTATCTTCCAAGAGCTTAACTTATGTCCACACCTTACGGTTGCAGATAACATATTCATTGGAAGACCACCAAAACGAGGGTTGTTCATTGATGATAAAAAGATGCATCGTGAAGCAAAAGAAATTTTGGATGGACTCGGAATTAATATAAACACGCGTGCTGTAACACGAACATTGAGTGTTGCTCAGCAACAAATGGTTGAGATTGCGAAGGCAATATCTTATAACTCAAAGATTCTTGTTCTTGACGAACCAACTGCTGCTCTTACAGAAAAAGAAATCGATCAATTGTTTGAAATCATCAAGACACTCCAAGAAAAAGGTGTAGGAATGGTCTATATTTCGCATCGTATGGAAGAACTTGAACGCATTTGCGAACGCGTCACAATCATTCGTGATGGTCAGTATATTGGAACCCATAACTATTGTGATCTTACTGTTGATGAACTTGTAAACATGATTGTTGGCCGTGAATTGGATGATAAGTTCCCCAAATACGACCGAACAATTGGTGAAGTATTCTTTGAAGCAAAAAATATTAAGACAAAAGACAACATTGAATTGGATCACTTAGAAGTGCGTAAAGGTGAAATTGTTGGGATATCGGGTCTGATGGGGTCGGGACGATCTGAGATTGTTCGTGCCATCTTCGGTGCTGATCCTGTTATTTCGAAAGAAATTTATATGCATGGTGAGCAAATCAAGATAAACAAAGTTAGTGATGCAATCAAACATGGAATCGGATACGCAACCGAGGATCGTAAGTTTGATGGTCTCGCTCTAGGACTTGATGTTAAGTACAACATCAACATGGCACATTTACCAAACATTACAAAGTTTGGGATTGTCGATGACAAACTTGGAAAAGAAAATGCAGAACATTATACAAAGGCATTGCGCATTAAGACACCAGGAATTCAACAACTTGTTGGAAACCTAAGTGGTGGAAATCAACAAAAAATTGTTTTATCAAAATGGTTATGCAATAACGTTGATTTACTCATTGTTGATGAGCCAACGCGTGGTATTGATGTTGGTGCGAAATATGAAGTCTATGAGTTATTCAATGAATTGAGTGATCAAGGTGTAGGTATCATCATGATATCATCTGAATTACCTGAAATATTGGGGATGAGTGATCGCGTTCTTGTCATTCACGAAGGTAGACTAAACGGCGAACTTGACGCGAAGACCGCAACCCAAGAGGAAATACTCTTCTTAGCTGCTGGTTACAATAAGACAAAGAAATCATCATTGATTAAAGAGGATGCTGAAGTTCATATCAGCACCTTGGATTAA
- the typA gene encoding translational GTPase TypA: MKKIINIAVIAHVDAGKSTLVDAMLKSAGVFHENQVVQDQVMDSDDIERERGITIYSKNCSIQYGDIKINIVDTPGHADFSSEVERIIKTVDTVILLVDSAEGPMPQTRFVLKKSLEAGLKPILLINKIDKPDRRVAEVIEEVYELFMDLDATDEQLEFPILYGIAKKYIVQDTLEEEGVNIKPLFDKIVEHTPLYPDYDNDPLQLQISSLAYDDYLGRLGIGRITKGQIKKGQQVAIAHNDGSVKKQGINKIFEYQGLKRVESEVAYAGDIVLVSGIDDISIGNTLNNTDHIDPLPPIVIEEPTLSMNFMVNTSPFAGRDGKYVTSRNIKERLEKELEVNVGLRVEETASPDTFRVSGRGELHLSILIENMRREGYELAISKPEVITQMIDGKKQEPIEEVIIEVPEAYSGTMISQISLRQGEMTDMTEDRGMVKQYWRVPTRGLIGFRGDFINSTRGEGTMVRQFFGYEPMKGSIQQRQNGSMVSTEQGQSMAYSIFNLQERGQFFIGAQTEVYEGMILGIAARDTDMDVNPIKNKKLTAIRSSGRDEAMKLTPPIQLTLEYALEFIRDDELVEVTPNFIRLRKRYLKPHERKNANRKSAE; this comes from the coding sequence ATGAAAAAAATAATTAACATAGCAGTTATTGCTCACGTTGATGCAGGTAAAAGTACATTAGTTGATGCAATGTTGAAATCAGCGGGTGTATTCCATGAAAATCAAGTAGTTCAAGACCAGGTTATGGATAGTGATGATATCGAGCGTGAGCGTGGTATTACAATCTATTCCAAAAACTGTAGTATCCAATACGGTGATATCAAAATCAATATTGTTGATACACCAGGCCATGCCGATTTCTCAAGTGAGGTAGAACGTATCATCAAAACAGTTGATACTGTTATTCTTCTTGTAGACAGTGCGGAAGGTCCAATGCCTCAAACACGTTTTGTGTTAAAAAAATCATTGGAGGCAGGCTTAAAGCCAATCTTACTTATCAACAAAATTGATAAGCCAGACCGTCGTGTTGCAGAAGTAATTGAAGAAGTTTACGAACTTTTTATGGATCTTGATGCAACAGACGAACAACTCGAATTCCCAATTCTTTATGGAATTGCGAAGAAATATATTGTTCAAGATACCTTAGAAGAAGAAGGTGTCAACATCAAACCATTGTTTGATAAGATTGTTGAACATACGCCACTCTACCCAGATTACGATAACGATCCCCTCCAACTCCAAATTTCGTCATTAGCATATGATGATTACTTAGGACGTTTGGGAATTGGACGTATTACAAAAGGCCAAATCAAAAAAGGTCAACAAGTTGCGATTGCACATAATGACGGATCTGTTAAGAAACAAGGAATCAACAAAATCTTTGAATACCAAGGATTAAAACGTGTTGAATCTGAAGTTGCTTACGCAGGGGACATTGTACTGGTTTCAGGTATCGATGATATTTCAATTGGTAACACATTGAATAACACCGATCACATTGATCCACTCCCACCAATTGTTATTGAAGAGCCAACACTTTCGATGAACTTTATGGTTAATACCTCACCTTTTGCTGGACGCGATGGAAAATATGTTACATCACGTAACATCAAAGAACGGTTGGAAAAAGAACTTGAAGTTAACGTTGGACTTCGTGTTGAAGAAACTGCATCACCGGATACATTTAGAGTATCAGGACGTGGAGAACTTCACTTGTCAATTTTAATCGAGAACATGCGTCGTGAAGGATACGAGCTTGCAATCTCAAAACCAGAAGTTATTACACAAATGATTGATGGTAAGAAACAAGAACCAATTGAAGAAGTTATTATAGAAGTCCCTGAAGCATATTCAGGAACAATGATTTCACAAATTAGCCTACGTCAAGGTGAAATGACTGATATGACCGAAGATCGCGGTATGGTTAAACAATACTGGCGCGTGCCAACACGTGGATTGATTGGTTTCCGAGGAGACTTTATCAACTCAACACGTGGTGAAGGAACAATGGTTCGTCAATTCTTTGGTTATGAACCAATGAAGGGTTCAATCCAACAACGCCAAAACGGATCAATGGTCTCAACAGAGCAAGGTCAATCAATGGCTTACTCAATCTTTAACTTACAAGAACGTGGCCAATTCTTTATCGGTGCCCAAACAGAAGTATACGAAGGTATGATTCTGGGTATTGCAGCACGTGATACAGATATGGACGTTAACCCAATTAAGAATAAGAAACTGACAGCGATTCGTAGTTCAGGACGTGATGAAGCGATGAAACTTACACCGCCAATCCAATTAACATTGGAATATGCACTTGAGTTTATTCGTGATGATGAATTAGTAGAGGTTACACCAAACTTTATTCGTCTTCGTAAACGTTACTTGAAACCACACGAAAGAAAAAATGCAAACCGTAAATCTGCAGAGTAA
- a CDS encoding PTS system mannose/fructose/sorbose family transporter subunit IID, translating to MTGSNKLTKKDYLKTTLRSYYLQNGFNYSNYQGLGYALVMYPALRKIHVNDTDFAAALKDNTEFYNTNPQLLPFITSLHMVMAEEGTPEAEIRGIKMALMGPLAGIGDSLSQFAIAPLFSTIFASLAMEGVTIAPVLFLLVINIVLFSIRYTMGHYGHKVGTSIIDKLSEKMEVISNAANIIGVTVIAGLAATFVKMNVKIAFAAGEIQEGVNQSTVNIQALLDKVAPALLPMLYTGLMYYLIKKKGWNTYKLVLLTVVLGIGLSFLGILG from the coding sequence ATGACTGGATCTAATAAACTCACAAAAAAAGATTATCTAAAAACAACCCTACGTTCATACTACTTACAAAATGGGTTTAACTACAGTAACTATCAAGGACTTGGATATGCACTTGTTATGTATCCTGCGTTGCGTAAAATCCACGTTAATGACACAGATTTTGCAGCAGCACTGAAAGACAACACAGAGTTCTATAACACCAACCCACAATTGTTACCATTCATTACATCACTTCACATGGTAATGGCTGAAGAGGGAACACCTGAAGCAGAAATTCGTGGTATTAAGATGGCGTTAATGGGACCACTTGCTGGAATTGGTGATTCACTTTCACAATTTGCGATTGCACCATTGTTCTCAACAATCTTTGCTTCACTTGCAATGGAAGGTGTGACAATTGCACCGGTACTGTTCTTACTTGTCATCAATATTGTGCTCTTTAGTATTCGTTATACAATGGGACACTATGGACATAAAGTCGGTACATCCATCATTGACAAACTCAGTGAAAAAATGGAAGTAATCTCCAATGCTGCTAACATTATCGGTGTTACAGTTATTGCAGGTCTTGCCGCAACATTTGTAAAGATGAATGTAAAAATTGCATTCGCAGCTGGAGAAATTCAAGAGGGCGTAAACCAATCAACGGTTAACATTCAAGCACTTCTTGATAAAGTAGCCCCTGCACTCTTGCCAATGTTATATACAGGATTAATGTATTACCTTATTAAGAAAAAAGGGTGGAATACATACAAACTTGTACTTCTTACCGTTGTTCTTGGTATTGGACTAAGCTTCTTAGGAATCTTAGGGTAA
- a CDS encoding alginate lyase family protein — MKSQLELNTQTLISIDQYRQSLMSHQQHIRKQADDLLENRYYFVETWDMERCAEPYTIDPFDWEVCPNGDDEWTFMLNRMSVIPILVNASVICGEKKYAEHARTLIMAWIQSHDVMLPGTSTRTLDTAMRISHWVEALPYLIYLEVISSADIAHIEQSIRKQFAYLRENYLPKYTLSNWGSIQTSVFIQVLPLLDADYQNNADFKWAKRELEQQLRIQVYDDGFHWEQSTMYHVEVMNYVMKAQRILEDSEIDTILRRMADALMYQRTPDNKLVMFGDTDRSDLTTIMTQCAYVLKDGRYLNFGDSMDISSLIYLNIPLVPLESESITLRSFDGHDSGMYTTRSDWSNNANFTLFTNGSLGSGHGHCDNLHYATYYKGDPVLVDSGRFTYREDRMERTFLKSMAAHNSVILDDNPIAQPLDSWTNAKFIKPLKNYVRHHEDTHYYEGGTYGEGVTHIRKILVHDSGIWQITDEVHCLGNHKASIRYQLDPTVKIQDNCLTTQRGHKLNIMTEGTLESYETLMSAHYNECVQHTVLMQEINFTDTLTTTTLFYPESMTVIKKEIIQGAGNRVDDSVATAYQFDDTITTVVLHQEIWRGNKILFVDEQPFHAKALVITDKTMKVLRT; from the coding sequence ATGAAATCACAATTAGAGTTAAATACACAAACATTAATATCCATTGATCAATACCGTCAATCACTCATGTCTCACCAACAACACATCCGCAAACAAGCCGATGATTTACTGGAAAATCGGTACTATTTTGTAGAAACATGGGATATGGAACGCTGCGCAGAGCCGTATACTATTGATCCGTTTGATTGGGAAGTGTGTCCCAATGGTGATGATGAATGGACATTTATGTTAAATCGTATGTCAGTCATTCCAATTCTTGTAAATGCTTCTGTTATTTGCGGTGAAAAAAAATATGCAGAACATGCACGTACCTTAATAATGGCGTGGATTCAATCCCATGATGTCATGCTTCCAGGGACTTCGACGCGGACACTTGATACCGCAATGCGGATTTCTCATTGGGTAGAAGCACTTCCATATCTTATTTATTTGGAAGTCATCAGCAGTGCAGATATAGCGCATATTGAACAATCCATCCGGAAACAATTTGCTTATTTGCGTGAAAATTATCTGCCCAAATATACCTTGAGCAATTGGGGAAGCATTCAAACCAGTGTCTTTATTCAAGTCTTACCGTTATTGGACGCGGATTACCAAAATAATGCTGACTTTAAATGGGCAAAACGAGAATTGGAACAGCAACTTCGCATTCAAGTTTATGACGATGGTTTCCACTGGGAGCAATCGACCATGTATCATGTTGAAGTCATGAATTATGTTATGAAAGCACAACGTATTCTTGAAGATTCAGAGATTGATACAATTTTGCGACGTATGGCAGATGCACTGATGTACCAACGTACACCTGATAACAAACTCGTCATGTTTGGAGACACGGATCGCAGTGATCTCACAACAATCATGACGCAATGTGCGTATGTACTAAAGGATGGCAGGTATCTAAACTTTGGTGACTCCATGGATATCTCATCACTCATCTATCTCAATATCCCTTTGGTACCATTGGAGTCGGAGAGCATAACACTACGCTCATTTGATGGCCATGATTCGGGTATGTATACAACACGCAGTGATTGGTCAAACAATGCGAACTTTACACTCTTTACCAATGGTTCATTGGGGAGTGGACATGGTCATTGTGATAACTTGCATTATGCAACGTATTATAAAGGGGATCCTGTTTTGGTAGACTCGGGACGCTTTACATACCGTGAAGACCGTATGGAACGCACATTTCTAAAGTCAATGGCTGCGCACAACAGCGTGATTCTTGATGACAACCCAATAGCACAACCGCTTGATTCCTGGACCAATGCAAAATTTATTAAACCACTAAAAAATTACGTACGCCATCATGAAGATACCCACTATTATGAAGGGGGAACTTATGGAGAAGGGGTGACACACATTCGAAAAATTCTGGTCCATGATAGTGGAATCTGGCAGATTACGGATGAAGTCCATTGTTTGGGAAATCATAAGGCGAGCATTCGCTACCAACTTGATCCCACAGTAAAAATCCAAGATAATTGTCTTACGACACAGCGAGGTCATAAGCTTAATATCATGACAGAAGGCACTCTTGAAAGTTATGAAACGCTAATGTCGGCTCATTATAACGAATGTGTGCAACATACCGTATTAATGCAAGAAATCAATTTCACCGATACACTGACAACAACAACCTTGTTTTACCCAGAATCGATGACGGTAATCAAAAAAGAAATAATTCAAGGGGCAGGAAATCGAGTCGATGATAGTGTTGCGACAGCGTATCAATTTGATGACACCATCACAACTGTTGTCCTCCATCAAGAAATTTGGCGCGGTAATAAAATTCTATTTGTTGATGAACAACCCTTCCATGCTAAGGCACTTGTGATTACAGATAAAACAATGAAGGTCTTGAGAACTTAA
- a CDS encoding LacI family DNA-binding transcriptional regulator — translation MTRKSKITINDIASLAGTSKTTVSFYLNGKYDKMSADTRQRIEAVIQETNYSPSAVARSLNAKSMKLIGVIIGDITNDFANKIVKGIDDTAKIDNYQLIVGNSNYEFENEEKYVDRMLALGVDGFIVQPTTQFKSLIPKIKANNKALVFIDSQTDMQNNSWVKTNNYEAVLETTLKMIDLGYDEFIMITADPSVLSTRQERTQGFIDALAMRDRDCQMEIVDYEVTSDQIQDRISKHLNLGKKTLVFAANCWLLPIVYMGIKPYKNLIPETIGLLGFDNTEWTQFSSPSVTTIVQPAYEEGSVAVRILIDKIEAINNEVPTQILKCVVNWEESTLKHQ, via the coding sequence ATGACACGAAAGTCGAAGATCACAATTAATGATATTGCCTCCCTTGCGGGAACGTCAAAAACAACCGTATCTTTTTATCTCAATGGTAAATATGACAAAATGAGTGCCGATACGCGCCAACGCATTGAAGCAGTTATTCAAGAAACAAACTATAGTCCAAGTGCTGTGGCACGATCTTTGAATGCTAAAAGTATGAAATTAATTGGTGTTATTATTGGGGACATCACCAATGACTTTGCCAATAAAATAGTCAAGGGGATTGACGATACCGCAAAAATTGATAACTATCAGCTTATTGTGGGGAACTCAAATTATGAATTCGAAAATGAAGAGAAATACGTGGACCGTATGTTGGCGTTGGGAGTTGATGGCTTCATCGTTCAACCGACAACACAGTTCAAGAGCCTCATTCCAAAGATTAAGGCAAATAATAAAGCATTGGTATTTATTGATTCACAAACCGACATGCAAAACAATTCATGGGTCAAGACAAATAACTATGAAGCAGTCTTGGAAACAACCTTAAAAATGATTGATTTGGGTTATGATGAATTTATCATGATTACCGCCGATCCAAGCGTCCTTAGTACACGTCAAGAACGCACCCAAGGATTCATTGATGCCCTTGCAATGCGTGATCGCGATTGCCAAATGGAGATCGTTGATTACGAAGTGACCTCAGATCAAATTCAAGATCGGATTAGTAAACATCTGAATCTTGGCAAAAAGACATTGGTGTTTGCAGCTAACTGTTGGTTGCTCCCAATTGTATACATGGGGATAAAACCTTATAAGAATTTGATACCTGAGACAATCGGACTTCTTGGGTTTGATAATACAGAATGGACCCAATTTTCTTCACCCTCCGTTACAACGATTGTACAACCAGCATATGAAGAAGGCAGTGTCGCTGTTCGTATTCTTATCGATAAAATCGAGGCAATAAATAACGAAGTACCAACCCAGATTCTCAAATGTGTTGTCAACTGGGAAGAATCGACATTGAAACATCAATAG
- a CDS encoding redoxin domain-containing protein, producing MKTKLFGIPIYLKGDAIALHKKIPNFETTDTKGNKINHLTFMGKKVIISTFPDVNTKVCNLQTRKFIEQVGNLENAVLLNVSTNSKEDFDAWCATEGLDAIMISDQNCDLALRLGLQLPLIKKYARAVILVDEEGFVEYIEVLDDISHEPNYKNITDRL from the coding sequence ATGAAAACGAAACTATTTGGTATTCCGATTTATCTCAAAGGGGATGCAATTGCACTTCATAAAAAGATTCCAAATTTTGAGACAACGGATACAAAAGGGAATAAGATCAACCATCTAACCTTTATGGGAAAGAAAGTAATCATTAGTACCTTTCCAGATGTAAATACAAAAGTATGTAATTTACAAACACGTAAGTTCATCGAACAGGTTGGAAATCTTGAGAATGCTGTATTGTTGAATGTATCTACAAATTCAAAAGAAGATTTTGATGCATGGTGTGCAACGGAGGGTTTGGATGCAATCATGATTAGTGATCAGAATTGTGATCTTGCGTTGCGACTGGGACTGCAGCTTCCACTTATAAAAAAATATGCACGTGCTGTAATCCTCGTAGATGAAGAAGGATTTGTGGAGTACATTGAAGTGTTGGATGACATCAGTCATGAACCCAACTATAAAAATATTACGGATAGACTTTAA
- the tgt gene encoding tRNA guanosine(34) transglycosylase Tgt — translation MALGNQPLKYTLLKKEKETGARLATIETPHGIVETPMFMPVGTLATVKFLSPEDLHNIKSQVILSNTYHLWLRPGEDIVKEAGGLHKFMNYDGPILTDSGGFQVFSLGKIRKIVEEGVHFKNHINGDALFLTPEKSIQVQNDLGADIIMSFDECPPYPATYEYMKESIERTVRWAVRGKEAHQRPHDQALFGICQGGEFEDLRKWHAEQLVAADFPGYSIGGTSVGEPKDVMYKMIDDTIKYLPEDKPRYLMGVGSVDGLFEGVIRGVDMFDCVLPTRIARHGAAMTSKGRINIKSKLFERDFTPLDDNCDCEACTNYTRAYLRHLIRTNEGLGMRLLSIHNLRFLLKLMEDIREAIKEDRLLELRDEVYEAYGLNDGNTSGF, via the coding sequence ATGGCATTGGGCAATCAACCCTTAAAATATACTTTACTGAAAAAAGAAAAAGAAACAGGAGCGCGTCTTGCAACGATTGAGACGCCTCATGGTATCGTCGAAACACCGATGTTTATGCCCGTGGGTACGCTCGCAACTGTAAAATTCTTGTCTCCTGAAGATCTACACAACATCAAATCACAGGTCATCCTAAGTAATACGTATCACTTATGGCTTCGACCGGGAGAAGACATTGTGAAAGAAGCAGGTGGACTCCATAAGTTTATGAATTATGATGGTCCAATCCTTACTGACAGTGGCGGATTCCAAGTGTTTTCATTGGGGAAAATCCGTAAAATTGTTGAAGAAGGGGTCCACTTTAAGAATCATATTAACGGTGATGCCCTCTTCCTTACACCTGAAAAATCCATTCAAGTTCAAAATGACCTGGGTGCGGATATTATCATGAGTTTCGATGAATGTCCTCCATATCCTGCGACATATGAATACATGAAGGAAAGCATTGAACGTACTGTTCGATGGGCTGTTCGTGGTAAAGAAGCACATCAAAGACCACATGATCAAGCGTTGTTTGGAATTTGCCAAGGTGGTGAATTTGAGGATTTACGCAAGTGGCATGCTGAGCAATTGGTGGCTGCTGATTTCCCTGGATATTCAATTGGAGGAACCAGTGTTGGTGAACCCAAGGATGTCATGTATAAGATGATCGATGATACTATCAAGTATCTTCCAGAAGACAAACCCCGTTACCTCATGGGTGTTGGGAGTGTTGATGGATTGTTTGAAGGTGTTATTCGTGGGGTCGATATGTTTGATTGTGTCCTACCAACCCGTATTGCTCGCCATGGTGCAGCAATGACAAGTAAGGGGCGCATCAATATAAAGAGCAAACTCTTTGAGCGTGATTTTACACCACTTGATGATAATTGTGACTGCGAGGCATGTACCAATTACACACGTGCTTACCTTCGCCATCTCATTCGTACGAATGAAGGGTTGGGAATGCGCTTGTTATCCATCCATAATCTGCGTTTCTTATTGAAACTAATGGAGGATATTCGTGAAGCAATTAAAGAAGACCGTTTGCTTGAACTTCGTGATGAAGTCTATGAAGCCTATGGTTTAAATGATGGCAATACATCTGGATTCTAA